Proteins encoded in a region of the Stieleria neptunia genome:
- a CDS encoding BlaI/MecI/CopY family transcriptional regulator → MPRSKKLVELTKCEAEVMDVVWDKGSVTVNDVVESINRDLAYTTVLTTMKILEDKKIVRRGNKIGRAFTYQPKVSREQVREGMIKSLADQLFGGSTRSLVLSLLQSNAVSADDIAAVKKAADQLGES, encoded by the coding sequence ATGCCACGATCGAAAAAGCTTGTCGAACTAACCAAGTGTGAAGCCGAAGTCATGGACGTGGTCTGGGACAAAGGCAGCGTGACAGTCAACGACGTCGTCGAGTCGATCAACCGAGATTTGGCGTACACGACCGTGCTGACAACGATGAAGATTCTGGAAGACAAAAAGATCGTCCGTCGCGGTAATAAGATCGGCCGAGCATTCACGTACCAACCAAAAGTGTCCCGCGAGCAGGTCCGCGAAGGCATGATCAAATCGCTCGCAGATCAATTGTTCGGCGGATCGACGCGGTCGCTAGTGTTGAGCCTACTGCAATCCAATGCGGTGTCGGCCGATGACATCGCGGCGGTCAAGAAAGCCGCCGACCAACTGGGAGAATCGTAG
- a CDS encoding M56 family metallopeptidase gives MNPRFAFEVGCTLCLQISVVISATLLLQRWIADARSQCRLWTICFVCVIGLVAAGLLLPHRRLFDFPGDWSRESMLSVVVWQTRIAIALASVWAIGAAWSVLRRVILCVGLLRFLKTQCERVDAEALLKRTDVEARADEDLSILTSDRIQGPFCWQLHRPVIVLPTFLLTDDNATLRHVLLHEIEHLRTQHPMQHFLQGVCSTVFWFHPMAWMAAHRAELTREYLCDEVAAKTAGKFSAYLRTLAKVAERCGTVSCTEVPNGTLAFGNQPSALVRRSNRLVELAEGERPQSRWRPVAAMAVLLLSAVLIQQVWLPTNAMASQRSDWSPWPTWTASALHESGVQVRDFELFEDRVQMHELLYDED, from the coding sequence GTGAATCCCCGGTTCGCCTTTGAAGTCGGCTGCACGCTTTGTCTGCAAATCTCAGTTGTGATCTCCGCAACGCTGCTTTTGCAACGCTGGATCGCCGACGCGCGGTCGCAGTGCCGTTTATGGACCATTTGCTTCGTCTGCGTGATCGGTTTGGTCGCCGCCGGATTGTTGTTGCCGCATCGTCGACTGTTCGATTTCCCCGGCGATTGGTCACGCGAATCCATGCTCAGCGTCGTCGTCTGGCAGACGCGAATCGCGATCGCACTGGCTAGCGTCTGGGCCATCGGTGCGGCGTGGTCGGTGCTGCGGCGAGTGATATTGTGCGTCGGTTTGCTGCGGTTCTTGAAAACACAATGTGAACGGGTCGATGCGGAGGCATTGCTGAAACGGACGGACGTGGAAGCACGCGCTGACGAAGATCTCTCCATATTGACTTCCGATCGAATCCAAGGCCCGTTCTGTTGGCAGTTGCACCGGCCGGTGATCGTGCTGCCGACGTTTTTGTTGACCGACGACAACGCGACGCTGCGGCATGTACTGCTGCACGAGATCGAACACTTACGAACGCAGCACCCGATGCAGCACTTCCTGCAAGGCGTCTGTTCGACTGTGTTCTGGTTTCACCCGATGGCTTGGATGGCGGCACACCGTGCTGAGCTAACTCGCGAGTACCTGTGCGACGAAGTGGCCGCCAAGACCGCCGGCAAATTTAGCGCGTACCTGCGAACGTTGGCCAAGGTCGCCGAGCGTTGCGGAACCGTGTCGTGTACCGAAGTGCCGAATGGAACGCTCGCGTTCGGCAATCAGCCCAGTGCCCTCGTTCGTCGCAGCAACCGGTTGGTTGAACTGGCCGAGGGAGAACGTCCGCAATCACGCTGGCGTCCGGTCGCGGCCATGGCCGTGTTGCTGTTATCTGCCGTGCTGATTCAGCAAGTCTGGTTGCCGACCAACGCGATGGCGTCACAGCGAAGCGATTGGTCGCCTTGGCCAACTTGGACGGCAAGTGCCCTACATGAATCCGGTGTGCAAGTCCGTGACTTTGAATTGTTTGAAGATCGCGTTCAGATGCATGAATTGCTTTACGACGAAGATTGA
- a CDS encoding metallophosphoesterase translates to MDQPKQTASRWTRRVVLGSLLAPLGYIGYRVAAHNQWIIATRGRRTFDTGIEPKPAERNGGFSMLVVGDTGKDTFRRTAVVEAMRKHAAWSRPDAAMLLGDNFYESGVDSIDDLRFDSDFESLFDAASFDMPFYVCLGNHDVGGDAEAQVQYTDRSKRWKMPARYFRTRETARDQVIDIFVLDTNTMLTDSAEADEQMKWFRNELSASDADYKFVVGHHPAMTGGQHEVADRIGRVLPPMFEEFDVDVYLSGHDHDLQLLESDAGWLQIVSGAGSKLRSTSWIEEMVFAEATPGFCWLLVDKNGLSLSYYDTEDRLFTHTVPKVTGKRASESLAASALH, encoded by the coding sequence GTGGATCAACCAAAACAAACCGCTTCACGGTGGACTCGCCGAGTCGTTCTCGGTTCGTTGCTCGCACCGCTTGGCTACATCGGCTACCGCGTCGCCGCTCACAACCAATGGATCATTGCGACACGGGGTCGTCGAACATTTGACACCGGAATCGAACCGAAGCCCGCCGAGCGAAACGGCGGGTTCAGCATGTTAGTCGTCGGTGACACCGGCAAAGACACTTTCCGACGAACCGCCGTCGTCGAAGCGATGCGAAAGCACGCCGCTTGGTCCCGCCCCGATGCCGCGATGCTTTTGGGCGACAACTTTTACGAAAGCGGCGTCGATTCAATTGATGACCTGCGTTTCGACAGCGACTTTGAATCGTTGTTCGACGCCGCTTCGTTCGATATGCCGTTCTACGTTTGCTTGGGCAATCACGACGTGGGTGGCGACGCGGAAGCACAGGTGCAATACACCGATCGCAGCAAGCGCTGGAAAATGCCGGCCCGCTATTTCCGGACGCGTGAAACCGCACGCGATCAAGTGATCGACATCTTCGTGCTCGACACCAACACAATGTTGACCGATTCGGCCGAGGCTGATGAACAGATGAAGTGGTTCCGTAACGAGCTTTCCGCTAGCGATGCCGATTACAAGTTCGTCGTTGGGCACCATCCGGCCATGACCGGTGGGCAACACGAAGTTGCCGATCGAATCGGCCGAGTCCTGCCACCGATGTTTGAGGAGTTCGACGTTGACGTGTACCTGTCCGGTCACGACCACGACCTGCAGTTGCTGGAATCCGACGCCGGGTGGTTGCAGATCGTCAGTGGAGCGGGCTCGAAACTCCGCAGCACCTCGTGGATCGAAGAAATGGTATTCGCCGAAGCCACGCCGGGATTTTGTTGGCTGCTGGTCGACAAAAACGGGCTTTCGCTTTCGTACTACGATACCGAAGACCGACTCTTCACCCACACCGTGCCGAAGGTGACAGGCAAGCGAGCGAGCGAGTCGCTTGCCGCTTCCGCATTGCACTGA